A region of Moorena producens PAL-8-15-08-1 DNA encodes the following proteins:
- a CDS encoding PRC-barrel domain-containing protein, with translation MNTQSETAIKHSDVINQIVLNRQNTEEIGRVAELWLDPIAHQVLGLVCKSGLLGHKKRSFTWAEIEAIGSDSILVYLDSETTAKKPESVESIVGHQLWTDGGNQAGTLMDYRFDPQTGKVVEYIFGSKGWRGVTDGTYRLPPVAIASVGGKRVMAIEAMVQKAEHYTGGINHKISQAAESLKDDYAKTKEDMAALVKGTQGLATQVQETTKKVADNAQDKFSEVAGQVQETTKKVAENTQNKLSEVADQAQQTTKELTGNAQQKLSDVAGQAQQTTKELTGNAQQKLSDVAGQVQQTTKKVAENTQNKFSEVAGQAQQTTKQLTGNAQQKLSDIAGQVQPSNKKVAKNAQEKFSEIAGQAQQTTKQLTGNAQQKLSEVAGQIQPTNKKVAANAQEKFSEIAAQVQQTAKQVTGNTKEKLSDVTTQVQEATKKVAENSQEKFSEVAGQAQQTTKQLTDQAKEKLVQVKTKLPSADSATTTDAAQKDKTLNPSSEPESAKTALKHLGLTQIS, from the coding sequence ATGAACACACAATCAGAAACTGCCATTAAGCACAGTGATGTAATCAACCAGATAGTACTGAATCGCCAAAACACCGAAGAAATTGGTCGGGTAGCTGAGCTGTGGCTCGACCCAATTGCTCACCAAGTTTTGGGTTTGGTTTGCAAGTCAGGACTGCTCGGTCACAAAAAACGGTCATTTACTTGGGCAGAAATTGAGGCGATTGGCTCCGACAGCATTCTAGTTTACCTTGACTCGGAAACCACAGCGAAAAAACCGGAATCTGTGGAATCGATTGTGGGACATCAGTTGTGGACGGACGGAGGGAATCAGGCAGGTACTTTGATGGACTATCGATTCGACCCCCAGACCGGGAAGGTAGTTGAGTATATCTTTGGATCCAAGGGTTGGCGTGGTGTCACTGATGGCACCTACCGACTTCCCCCTGTCGCGATCGCTAGTGTGGGCGGTAAACGAGTGATGGCGATCGAGGCGATGGTGCAAAAGGCTGAGCACTATACGGGTGGCATCAATCACAAAATTTCTCAGGCGGCTGAATCCTTGAAAGATGACTACGCTAAAACCAAGGAAGATATGGCGGCGCTGGTGAAAGGGACTCAGGGGTTAGCGACTCAAGTGCAAGAAACTACTAAAAAAGTAGCGGATAATGCTCAAGATAAGTTCTCTGAGGTCGCTGGTCAAGTGCAAGAAACTACTAAAAAAGTAGCGGAGAATACCCAAAATAAGCTTTCTGAGGTCGCTGATCAAGCACAACAGACCACTAAAGAGCTAACTGGTAATGCTCAACAGAAGCTCTCTGATGTTGCTGGTCAAGCACAACAGACCACTAAAGAGCTAACTGGTAATGCTCAACAGAAGCTCTCTGATGTTGCTGGTCAAGTGCAACAGACTACTAAAAAAGTAGCGGAGAATACCCAAAATAAGTTTTCTGAGGTCGCTGGTCAAGCACAACAGACTACTAAACAGCTAACTGGTAATGCTCAACAGAAGCTCTCTGATATTGCTGGTCAAGTACAACCGAGCAATAAAAAAGTAGCGAAGAATGCCCAAGAGAAGTTTTCTGAGATTGCTGGTCAAGCACAACAGACCACTAAACAGCTAACTGGTAATGCTCAACAGAAGCTCTCTGAGGTCGCTGGTCAAATACAACCGACCAATAAAAAAGTAGCGGCCAATGCCCAAGAGAAGTTTTCTGAGATTGCTGCTCAAGTGCAACAAACGGCTAAACAGGTGACTGGTAATACCAAAGAGAAGCTTTCTGATGTCACCACTCAAGTGCAAGAGGCTACTAAAAAAGTAGCGGAGAATAGCCAAGAGAAGTTCTCTGAGGTTGCTGGTCAAGCACAACAGACTACTAAACAGCTGACTGACCAGGCTAAGGAAAAACTAGTTCAAGTAAAGACAAAGTTGCCGAGTGCTGACTCCGCTACTACTACAGACGCTGCTCAGAAAGACAAGACACTCAACCCTAGTTCTGAACCAGAATCTGCCAAAACAGCTCTTAAGCACTTAGGACTTACGCAAATCTCTTAA
- the rimK gene encoding 30S ribosomal protein S6--L-glutamate ligase produces the protein MKIAILSQDAGLYSTRRLKETGEKRGHEMRVIDYMRCYMNITAHKPMVMYQGKPLENFDAIIPRIGASKTFYGTAVVRQFEVMDVFSANPTQAISRSRDKLRSLQILSREGIGLPVTGFAHSTQDIDGLIEMVGGAPLVIKLLEGTQGIGVVLAETHQAAKSVIEAFRGLDANILVQEFIKEAGGMDIRCLVIDSKVVASMKRQGAEGEFRSNLHRGGTAEKIKLTPEERSTAIRAAKAMGLRIAGVDMVRSNHGPVVLEVNSSPGLEGIEKATEVDVAGKIIQFLEKSAANDKKGAPGSGAVRDRIKY, from the coding sequence ATGAAAATTGCGATCTTATCCCAAGATGCTGGCCTATATTCTACCCGACGCTTGAAAGAGACTGGGGAAAAGCGGGGTCATGAAATGCGGGTGATTGACTATATGCGCTGTTATATGAATATTACAGCTCACAAGCCAATGGTAATGTATCAGGGAAAACCTTTAGAAAACTTTGATGCCATTATTCCCCGGATCGGGGCATCAAAGACCTTCTATGGCACCGCCGTTGTACGGCAGTTTGAAGTGATGGATGTTTTTAGTGCTAATCCAACTCAGGCAATTTCCCGCTCCCGTGATAAACTACGCTCTCTTCAAATCCTTTCTCGTGAAGGTATTGGTTTGCCCGTAACTGGCTTTGCCCATTCAACCCAAGATATTGACGGTTTAATCGAGATGGTAGGTGGTGCTCCTTTGGTTATTAAACTATTAGAGGGTACCCAAGGCATTGGGGTGGTACTCGCAGAAACCCATCAAGCTGCCAAGTCCGTCATTGAAGCCTTTCGCGGTTTAGACGCCAATATTTTAGTCCAAGAATTTATCAAAGAAGCAGGGGGTATGGATATTCGCTGCCTTGTGATTGATAGTAAGGTAGTGGCATCAATGAAGCGACAGGGAGCAGAAGGGGAATTCCGCTCGAACCTACACCGAGGGGGAACAGCAGAAAAAATCAAGTTAACCCCTGAAGAGCGTAGCACAGCAATTCGTGCTGCTAAAGCCATGGGATTACGCATAGCTGGGGTAGACATGGTACGCTCCAATCATGGTCCGGTAGTGTTAGAAGTCAATTCTTCACCAGGACTAGAAGGAATTGAAAAGGCGACTGAGGTGGATGTGGCCGGGAAGATTATTCAATTTCTGGAAAAAAGTGCTGCCAATGACAAAAAAGGTGCCCCTGGAAGTGGAGCTGTTCGCGATCGCATAAAGTATTAA
- the argF gene encoding ornithine carbamoyltransferase gives MNTLKGRDFLGLADLSASDIQELLDKATQLKKGQWTPRCNKVLGLLFYKASTRTRVSFSVAMYQLGGQVIDLNPNVTQVGRGEPVVDTARVLDRYLDILAIRTFEQKQLETFADYAQIPIINALTDWEHPCQILADLLTIQECFGTLAGLTLTYVGDGNNVAHSLMLGCALMGMNVRVATPPAYQADSAICELALKTAAGRTEVMVTDDPVAAAKEAHVLYTDVWASMGQEASAEERIPIFQPYQVNQQLLDHADPSAIVLHCLPAHREEEITDQVIEGSQSRVWDQAENRLHAQKALLVSLLGVD, from the coding sequence ATGAATACGTTAAAAGGACGCGATTTTCTAGGCTTAGCAGACCTCAGTGCTAGTGACATTCAGGAACTATTGGATAAAGCCACTCAGTTAAAAAAAGGTCAGTGGACTCCTAGGTGCAATAAGGTTTTGGGATTATTGTTTTATAAGGCTTCCACACGGACACGGGTCAGTTTTTCCGTAGCTATGTACCAACTAGGGGGTCAGGTGATTGACTTAAATCCCAATGTCACCCAAGTTGGTCGTGGAGAACCGGTAGTAGATACAGCGCGAGTGTTAGATCGGTACTTGGATATTCTAGCAATTCGTACCTTTGAGCAAAAACAGTTGGAAACCTTTGCCGACTATGCCCAGATTCCAATTATTAATGCTTTGACTGATTGGGAGCATCCTTGTCAGATTTTAGCCGATTTGTTAACGATTCAGGAATGCTTTGGAACACTGGCTGGTTTGACATTGACTTATGTTGGCGACGGTAATAATGTTGCTCATTCACTAATGTTGGGCTGCGCTCTAATGGGAATGAATGTCAGAGTCGCCACACCACCAGCTTATCAAGCTGATAGTGCTATTTGTGAGCTTGCCCTGAAAACTGCAGCTGGCCGCACAGAAGTAATGGTTACTGATGATCCAGTAGCTGCTGCCAAGGAAGCTCACGTACTTTATACTGATGTTTGGGCAAGTATGGGTCAGGAAGCCTCAGCTGAGGAGCGAATTCCAATTTTTCAGCCTTATCAAGTTAATCAACAGTTGTTAGACCATGCCGACCCATCAGCAATCGTACTCCACTGTTTACCCGCTCACCGGGAGGAAGAAATTACAGACCAGGTAATCGAAGGCTCGCAATCCCGTGTTTGGGACCAGGCAGAAAACCGTTTACATGCTCAAAAAGCTTTACTGGTCAGTCTTTTAGGGGTTGATTGA
- a CDS encoding ATP-dependent zinc protease, producing the protein MNQSQHLPIIGWREWLTLPELGIVQVKAKIDTGARSSALHAFDIKTFDHDGITWVRFKVHPYQRDSHQTVIAEAKLLDQRKVRSSNGQTQLRPVIQTTVKLGSKQWPIELTLTNRDAMGFRMLLGRQAVQRRFLVDSGHSFLQSSTTSHQTNDRSNE; encoded by the coding sequence ATGAACCAATCGCAACACTTGCCAATCATTGGCTGGCGAGAATGGCTGACCTTACCTGAACTTGGTATTGTACAGGTCAAGGCGAAAATTGACACTGGCGCACGTTCATCCGCCCTACATGCCTTTGATATCAAAACCTTCGACCATGATGGGATCACGTGGGTTCGGTTCAAAGTGCATCCCTATCAGCGGGACAGCCATCAAACTGTAATCGCAGAAGCGAAACTGTTAGACCAGCGAAAGGTACGCAGTTCCAATGGACAAACTCAGTTGCGACCGGTTATCCAGACTACTGTAAAACTAGGTAGCAAGCAGTGGCCGATTGAACTTACCTTAACCAATCGAGATGCCATGGGTTTCCGGATGTTGCTGGGGCGTCAAGCTGTTCAGAGGCGCTTTTTGGTAGACTCGGGTCATTCCTTTCTACAAAGTTCAACTACGAGTCACCAGACTAATGATAGGAGTAATGAATGA
- the lexA gene encoding transcriptional repressor LexA encodes MENLTSAQQELYDWLVNYIRVSHHAPSIRQMMRAMNLRSPAPIQSRLEHLRSKGYIDWTEGKARTIRLLRHCNLGVPVLGAIAAGGLVEPFTDTVEELDISGFFQQPGNFALRVTGDSMIEDLITEGDVVIMRPVPDPDDIKNGLIVAARVDGHGTTLKRFYRKGHKVTLKPSNAKYHPIEVMAKHVQVQGVLVGVWRGYQQHLTPAAIH; translated from the coding sequence ATGGAAAACCTCACATCTGCCCAACAAGAACTGTACGATTGGCTGGTTAATTATATTCGGGTGTCACACCATGCGCCTTCGATCCGACAAATGATGAGAGCAATGAACTTGCGCTCACCAGCACCGATTCAGAGTAGGCTGGAACATTTGCGTAGTAAGGGATACATTGATTGGACGGAAGGAAAAGCCCGCACGATTAGGCTGCTGCGGCATTGTAATTTGGGAGTACCTGTTTTAGGAGCGATCGCAGCCGGGGGTCTAGTGGAACCCTTCACCGACACAGTTGAGGAGTTGGATATATCTGGGTTCTTCCAGCAACCAGGTAACTTTGCTCTGCGGGTTACTGGAGACAGCATGATCGAAGACTTAATTACAGAAGGGGATGTGGTGATTATGCGACCAGTGCCTGATCCCGATGACATCAAGAATGGTTTAATTGTAGCGGCACGGGTGGATGGACATGGTACTACCTTGAAACGTTTCTATCGTAAGGGTCACAAAGTTACTCTTAAACCCTCTAATGCTAAGTACCATCCCATAGAAGTGATGGCAAAACATGTTCAGGTTCAAGGAGTATTAGTCGGTGTCTGGCGGGGATATCAGCAGCATCTAACACCAGCAGCGATACATTAG
- a CDS encoding alpha/beta hydrolase, with amino-acid sequence MFKFAKGKLQTRLRWLLLNLGLLITPVMISAPVEAAEKIYISYGPIEFSLPIAALEVYATVGKVEPSLAFYAGYVKPEEFKQLRQVLITPIDVTPVAIAQFLYSPQGEIILQRVGEVIQTKARQPGFYAIRAALIKAAFKPEGLTILNVLQEFPTYGIRINSQRGFEIIDDLSKLIKQTQTAIAAVEQASDQEAAAQTERALSEKSLDLRQPGSVSYGKQTITFDDHYRRREFPVDLYLPESPREGLAPVIVISHGLGSVRKTFEYLARHLASHGFAVAVPEHPGSNADQIQALLTGLAKEAAPPSEFINRPVDIKLLLDELESSFKGQLNLQQVGVLGQSFGGYTSLALAGAEINFEQLQKDCAPLNEDTLNISLLLQCRAFDLPPQDYQLSDQRIKGAIAINPIASTVLGKSQLSQIQVPVMVVAGSDDTIAPALPEQIQPFTWLTTLQKYLVLLKRGTHFSTLAPSEDDVPLPEAVLGPDPTIAQEYMKALSLAFFQTYIAGKSEYQAYLSAAYAQSLSQELMPLSLLTILEPLVREKAGL; translated from the coding sequence ATGTTCAAATTCGCAAAAGGTAAACTACAAACTAGACTAAGATGGCTGCTGCTGAATCTAGGATTGTTGATCACTCCAGTGATGATTTCTGCACCAGTTGAGGCAGCAGAGAAAATCTATATTTCCTATGGTCCAATTGAGTTTTCTCTACCGATCGCAGCTCTAGAAGTTTATGCGACAGTGGGCAAAGTTGAGCCATCCTTAGCCTTCTATGCGGGGTATGTAAAGCCAGAAGAATTCAAACAACTGCGGCAGGTCTTAATTACTCCGATTGATGTCACACCAGTAGCGATCGCTCAATTCCTCTACTCACCTCAAGGGGAAATAATTCTACAACGGGTAGGTGAAGTCATACAAACCAAAGCTCGTCAACCCGGTTTCTATGCCATTCGAGCTGCTTTAATCAAAGCCGCTTTTAAGCCAGAAGGGTTGACGATTTTGAATGTGTTGCAGGAATTTCCGACTTACGGCATTCGGATTAACTCACAACGTGGTTTTGAAATTATTGATGACTTATCCAAGCTGATTAAGCAAACCCAGACGGCCATTGCAGCAGTGGAACAGGCATCGGATCAGGAAGCGGCAGCCCAGACAGAGCGAGCTTTATCCGAAAAATCCCTAGACTTACGGCAACCCGGTTCAGTAAGCTATGGCAAGCAAACCATTACCTTCGATGACCATTACCGTCGGCGAGAGTTTCCCGTTGACTTGTATTTGCCAGAGTCCCCAAGGGAAGGGTTAGCACCAGTGATTGTTATTTCCCACGGACTGGGTTCAGTACGGAAGACATTTGAGTACTTAGCCCGTCACCTGGCATCCCATGGATTTGCTGTGGCTGTACCGGAACATCCAGGCAGTAATGCGGATCAAATACAGGCTTTGTTAACTGGTCTTGCCAAAGAGGCAGCTCCACCATCAGAATTTATTAACCGTCCTGTGGATATTAAGTTGTTACTCGATGAACTAGAAAGTTCCTTTAAAGGGCAGTTAAATTTGCAACAGGTGGGAGTATTGGGTCAGTCCTTTGGGGGTTACACATCCTTAGCTCTTGCTGGAGCTGAGATCAATTTTGAGCAATTGCAAAAGGATTGCGCTCCCTTAAATGAGGATACCTTGAATATATCCCTACTACTTCAGTGTCGTGCCTTTGATTTGCCACCACAGGACTATCAGTTATCGGATCAACGGATTAAAGGTGCGATCGCAATTAATCCAATTGCTAGCACAGTCTTAGGAAAATCCCAACTTAGCCAAATTCAAGTGCCGGTGATGGTAGTCGCTGGTAGTGATGATACCATAGCGCCAGCGTTACCAGAACAGATTCAACCCTTTACTTGGCTGACAACTCTACAGAAGTATCTAGTATTGCTTAAGAGAGGAACCCACTTTTCCACCCTCGCCCCATCAGAAGATGATGTCCCCTTACCTGAGGCAGTGCTTGGTCCTGACCCAACTATTGCTCAGGAGTATATGAAGGCATTGAGTTTAGCATTTTTTCAAACCTATATTGCTGGTAAATCAGAGTACCAAGCTTATCTAAGTGCTGCCTATGCTCAATCCCTTAGTCAAGAGCTGATGCCCTTGAGTTTGCTAACAATTCTCGAGCCTTTGGTACGGGAAAAAGCGGGCTTGTGA
- a CDS encoding FG-GAP repeat domain-containing protein, with protein MKIEAENTTRVTLENYEVFDNNSASGSKAVRIEDIETNGIIRIDWTESDGVAGKYHIGIAHFDEIDGQAKLTLRVNGTDIDTYTLDKNLGGEGPNSGNYVGFTDSLSNGDPNPNPIFKDVQLAPGDRIEIVVEADSLDNETFELGRIDAIEFTSAEVDLFWHNSETGTMGAWRMHGVMGTDLDEAVTIQMESVNSDWEIRAAGDFNGDSHKDMVLRNTVTGDIDIWLMKGSQFQEAVSIVPVSDLNWKIHGTGDFNRDQQTDLLWRNDSTGENAVWLMNGTEPNRGVLIQSELANSKWKILGAGDFDGDKNADVLWLDTENQNVYYWRMAGTDYIESVFVNNAPLDDTWKFQGVMDFDKNGYDDIFWSNTVDGKTGMWMMNENGYDRPVIAESVDLSWEGHA; from the coding sequence ATGAAAATCGAAGCAGAAAACACAACTCGCGTTACCCTAGAAAATTACGAGGTTTTTGATAATAATAGTGCTTCAGGCTCTAAAGCAGTCAGAATCGAAGACATTGAAACCAACGGCATAATCAGAATTGACTGGACAGAAAGTGATGGTGTTGCTGGCAAATACCATATCGGTATTGCTCACTTTGATGAAATAGATGGACAAGCCAAACTAACACTACGGGTCAACGGTACTGACATTGACACCTATACTTTGGATAAAAACCTTGGTGGAGAAGGACCCAACTCCGGTAACTATGTCGGTTTCACTGACTCTCTCAGCAATGGTGATCCTAATCCAAATCCTATCTTTAAAGATGTACAACTTGCCCCAGGCGATCGCATCGAAATTGTTGTAGAGGCAGATAGTCTTGATAATGAGACCTTCGAGTTAGGGCGAATTGACGCCATTGAATTCACCTCCGCTGAAGTGGATCTGTTCTGGCATAATTCTGAGACTGGCACCATGGGAGCTTGGCGGATGCATGGGGTAATGGGTACTGACCTAGATGAGGCAGTGACGATTCAAATGGAATCCGTTAACAGTGACTGGGAGATTCGTGCTGCTGGAGACTTCAACGGTGATAGCCACAAAGATATGGTTTTGCGCAATACCGTTACTGGAGACATTGATATCTGGTTAATGAAGGGTTCCCAGTTTCAAGAAGCAGTATCCATCGTCCCAGTCTCAGACCTTAACTGGAAAATCCATGGCACAGGAGATTTCAACCGTGATCAGCAAACCGATCTGCTGTGGCGTAATGACTCCACTGGCGAAAATGCAGTTTGGCTGATGAATGGCACTGAGCCGAATCGAGGAGTACTAATCCAATCAGAATTAGCCAACAGTAAATGGAAAATCCTTGGTGCCGGAGACTTTGATGGAGATAAAAACGCGGATGTTCTCTGGCTTGACACTGAAAACCAAAATGTTTACTACTGGCGCATGGCAGGTACAGATTACATAGAATCAGTGTTCGTTAATAATGCACCCCTTGACGACACCTGGAAATTTCAAGGAGTTATGGATTTTGACAAGAATGGTTACGATGACATTTTCTGGAGCAATACTGTTGATGGCAAGACAGGGATGTGGATGATGAATGAAAATGGTTACGACCGACCAGTAATCGCTGAGTCCGTAGATTTGAGCTGGGAAGGCCATGCCTGA
- a CDS encoding pentapeptide repeat-containing protein: MASKEHLTRLKQGVRVWNDWRANNSRLKLDLSAADLSNLDLSHANLRDAYLSGANFKGANLREADLSNATLIRANFSEADLREANFSRATLSRTNFSSANLSEADFSWSSLGRSSLVKACLEGANLRQAYLEEADLSGANFSGANLTGTNLVKAQALSTNFNRAILTGACLANWAINSATQFEEIACDYIYLNFPERERRPSSGEFAPGEFIKLFQKVSDSVELVFDRGIDWLGFAYSFKKLEVEQENAKLVIQSIENKGNGVVIVTVKISPDVDQAKVQNDLMQGYEVAHKVLQKKSEGELSTKNKKNRHSSREINSLFDLVNQLPIIAKLME; the protein is encoded by the coding sequence ATGGCAAGCAAGGAACATCTCACCCGACTCAAGCAAGGGGTAAGGGTATGGAATGATTGGAGAGCCAACAATTCTCGGCTCAAGCTCGATCTCAGCGCAGCAGATCTTAGTAATCTCGACCTCAGCCATGCCAACCTCAGAGATGCCTACCTCAGTGGGGCAAACTTTAAGGGGGCAAACCTCAGAGAAGCCGATCTCAGTAACGCAACACTAATTCGAGCCAACTTTTCTGAGGCAGACCTGAGGGAGGCTAACTTCAGCCGGGCAACTCTGAGTCGAACTAACTTTAGCAGTGCTAACCTCTCTGAGGCAGACTTCAGCTGGTCAAGTCTTGGTCGATCCAGCCTAGTCAAAGCATGTCTTGAGGGTGCTAATCTTAGACAAGCGTACTTAGAGGAAGCCGATCTCAGTGGGGCTAACTTCAGCGGAGCCAACCTCACCGGGACTAACCTTGTTAAAGCTCAAGCACTGAGTACCAATTTTAACCGGGCAATACTAACCGGAGCTTGTCTGGCAAATTGGGCGATCAACAGTGCTACCCAATTTGAAGAAATAGCTTGTGACTATATTTATCTAAATTTTCCTGAGCGGGAACGCCGCCCGAGTAGTGGTGAATTTGCCCCAGGTGAATTTATTAAGCTGTTTCAGAAAGTATCGGATAGTGTTGAGTTAGTCTTCGATAGGGGTATTGACTGGCTAGGATTTGCCTATTCATTCAAAAAGCTAGAAGTTGAGCAGGAAAATGCTAAGCTAGTCATCCAAAGCATTGAAAATAAGGGGAATGGAGTAGTGATAGTCACGGTCAAAATCTCCCCTGATGTAGATCAGGCTAAAGTTCAAAACGACTTGATGCAGGGCTATGAAGTCGCCCATAAAGTTTTGCAGAAAAAATCGGAAGGGGAACTAAGTACTAAAAACAAAAAAAATCGGCACTCTTCGAGGGAGATTAATTCCCTATTTGACTTGGTTAATCAACTCCCAATAATTGCTAAACTAATGGAATAA